A genome region from Archaeoglobus fulgidus DSM 4304 includes the following:
- a CDS encoding Tat proofreading chaperone TtrD gives MTIGRAKVYATLSKIFYHLFYDEAIPKDCREIIEKFGEIDFNLRSVLVRELRGSVLIKDMPQSLAEVYESVMKDFYERYGFQASELHADHIAVELAFMSKLVEREISLAQQMKEEELYKIRAAQHRFIKAHLQPLVKNLPSAPLLNFVRDFVREDAKYLYSSLVGEKNEGADNN, from the coding sequence GTGACCATAGGGAGGGCAAAGGTTTACGCAACGCTTTCAAAAATTTTTTACCACCTTTTTTACGATGAGGCAATCCCCAAAGACTGCAGAGAAATTATCGAAAAATTCGGCGAAATTGATTTTAATCTGCGTTCTGTGCTCGTTAGGGAGTTGAGGGGCTCTGTTCTTATAAAGGACATGCCTCAATCTCTTGCTGAAGTTTACGAGAGCGTAATGAAAGACTTCTACGAAAGATACGGCTTTCAGGCTTCAGAGTTGCATGCTGACCATATAGCTGTGGAGCTTGCCTTCATGTCGAAGCTGGTTGAGAGGGAGATTAGCTTGGCGCAGCAGATGAAGGAGGAGGAGCTTTACAAAATCAGGGCAGCCCAGCACAGGTTTATAAAGGCTCACCTCCAGCCCCTCGTCAAAAATCTCCCCTCTGCACCTCTCCTCAACTTCGTGAGGGATTTCGTCAGAGAGGATGCGAAGTACCTCTACAGCAGCCTCGTAGGTGAGAAAAATGAGGGAGCTGACAACAATTGA
- a CDS encoding DUF1648 domain-containing protein: protein MNISPSPLTDTGKALLRLNLIAIALLWLYPLLTYSQLPETVPTHFGAGGEPDRFGSREELLILPAVFSIAPAIILIITKLRFTLINRYPQFINLPAFYMNIGKIREERRSYWVNRYFEPVLLLSLILSAGFLGMEYAIFHATLSGELPLLFYIILIFVIAAPLFIFFLYLSMISAQMSREIGE from the coding sequence ATGAATATTTCCCCATCCCCGCTCACAGACACGGGAAAAGCCCTTCTGCGGTTAAACCTAATCGCAATTGCCCTCCTCTGGCTTTATCCACTGCTGACTTACAGCCAACTCCCTGAGACCGTCCCAACCCACTTTGGAGCTGGCGGCGAGCCAGACAGGTTTGGAAGCAGAGAGGAGCTTCTAATCCTGCCAGCAGTATTCAGCATTGCTCCAGCAATCATCCTGATCATCACGAAGCTCAGATTCACCCTCATCAACCGCTACCCTCAATTCATAAATCTCCCCGCCTTCTACATGAACATAGGCAAAATCCGGGAAGAGAGGAGAAGTTACTGGGTCAACAGGTACTTCGAACCCGTCCTTCTTTTATCCCTGATTCTCTCGGCAGGTTTTCTCGGGATGGAGTACGCCATCTTTCATGCAACCCTGAGCGGAGAACTGCCACTCCTTTTTTACATTATCCTGATTTTCGTTATAGCAGCACCTCTGTTCATCTTCTTCTTGTACCTCAGCATGATTTCCGCCCAGATGAGCAGGGAAATTGGCGAATAA
- a CDS encoding molybdopterin molybdotransferase MoeA, protein MRELTTIDETWKLMDELRQRFYFKRESEEVRVEDALDRELAEDVFAAKDMPPFDIATMDGYALKLEDGVREYRIVGEVYAGEVEDRFVNRGECVYITTGAKMPVNADTVVKVEIAEVDGSKMRIREKVNRGKYVLKKGSEVKKGDLILPAKTRIGPQEIAALISAGVERVRVFRRLRAAVFSNGDEIKKGIIADSNSAMISAFLRKLGCEVHFLGVAGDDAEEVREMVEKGVRDYDAVLTSGGVSVGEKDYVVKALKEMGEVLIYKVRQRPGKPMVVAVVNEKPVFALPGKPAGCFTAMLSLRRFFAGDKPFPKVRARIAGDVKLPTKGFSYFLFVKLRDGYAIPAGFRHSHVSIIPYEKYEVSLVSAMARSAVSDGFVVTDRDLRAGEEVEVCLYD, encoded by the coding sequence ATGAGGGAGCTGACAACAATTGACGAAACCTGGAAGCTGATGGACGAGCTGAGGCAGAGATTTTACTTCAAGCGTGAGAGCGAGGAGGTTAGAGTGGAGGATGCTCTGGACAGGGAGCTGGCGGAGGATGTGTTCGCTGCCAAGGACATGCCGCCCTTCGACATCGCAACGATGGATGGCTATGCCTTGAAGCTTGAGGATGGTGTCAGGGAGTACAGAATAGTGGGAGAGGTTTACGCTGGAGAGGTTGAGGATAGATTCGTCAACAGAGGGGAGTGCGTTTACATCACCACCGGGGCGAAGATGCCCGTCAATGCTGACACGGTTGTCAAGGTGGAGATTGCCGAGGTTGATGGCAGCAAGATGAGGATAAGGGAGAAAGTCAACAGGGGAAAGTATGTGCTGAAGAAGGGGAGTGAGGTGAAGAAGGGGGATTTGATTCTGCCGGCAAAAACCAGAATAGGCCCGCAGGAGATTGCTGCTTTAATCAGCGCTGGAGTTGAGAGGGTCAGGGTTTTCAGGAGGCTGAGGGCTGCGGTGTTCTCGAACGGGGATGAGATAAAGAAGGGGATAATTGCGGACTCCAACTCGGCAATGATTTCCGCCTTTTTGCGGAAGTTGGGCTGCGAGGTTCACTTTCTTGGTGTGGCTGGGGATGATGCGGAAGAAGTAAGGGAGATGGTTGAGAAGGGTGTGAGAGATTACGATGCTGTTCTTACAAGCGGCGGAGTTAGCGTTGGGGAGAAGGACTACGTGGTTAAGGCTCTGAAGGAGATGGGAGAGGTTCTGATTTACAAGGTGAGGCAGAGGCCGGGAAAGCCGATGGTTGTGGCTGTTGTAAATGAAAAGCCCGTTTTTGCCTTGCCCGGAAAGCCTGCTGGCTGCTTTACAGCCATGCTGTCTCTGAGAAGGTTTTTCGCAGGGGATAAGCCCTTCCCGAAGGTTAGGGCAAGGATTGCGGGAGATGTAAAGCTCCCCACGAAGGGGTTCAGCTACTTCCTGTTTGTGAAGCTGAGGGACGGTTATGCAATTCCAGCGGGATTCAGGCACTCTCACGTTTCCATCATTCCGTATGAGAAGTATGAGGTGAGTCTGGTTTCAGCGATGGCGAGAAGTGCAGTTTCAGATGGGTTCGTTGTGACTGACAGGGATTTGAGGGCTGGAGAGGAGGTTGAGGTTTGTTTGTATGATTGA